Proteins encoded in a region of the Dreissena polymorpha isolate Duluth1 chromosome 6, UMN_Dpol_1.0, whole genome shotgun sequence genome:
- the LOC127835388 gene encoding uncharacterized protein LOC127835388 isoform X1 produces the protein MDIEHLKKFSADLAQVMSRIGVNKQMISLRRHVVGLLDLYRNICFDKGETIYFTFGSQIEGSTTPGMNSDYDTLKYFKFLIAVLRPEDFQNLKENFLVRKYPTCLPQCCCLMDFKREENKTFVKLYDKSISKSLSDHILDDRNRLLLKSKFLVQIVLEDTKYRQHGPACTYENIDTVISICCMTLPDECRVLFTRPRPGHWPTKETLLKAEQCEMYLVHPGVLGHTFGYTSRLGFIQVKYQSEYVDSQFRMSTNMTERLLMFDLNMVQMKTYVVTKMIRKEFLQPLVDDRLSTFHIKTALLFTVERFPEGIWRDDNLVQCVLYCLNTLKRFLKKRYCPHYTIDSVNLFAEKLQVNEINIVKDKVTEMIHSGLSFLRRLKIENVGERLSTGYEQFKINKVPVPEMELGIIQDMIKLLYYFRTNEDVEERKTSALAIQSAVLTENVYRDELTFMLHSRYSIIASHEASDCIGKGTEVTRDIINRYEASFSSHNPVNLLRYASMLVCTKQFELVIGVLDEIETALTPLTPTVVEESYFQQEVKDTLASVDDYDKLEPSFLLMTFAAIVWAPLYFVTGEINCVPKHLIYTKFRAITEDEIKGLNSSEVHYNIEIVFKSDLKPFFYYLRYLSSRNKSDKQKALENLSEYCKRKLKYKVSDHLESALNMLGHALELENRIPEAWRIYRQSVTIKSKYNAAYWHLFRIIGQCVYCTFK, from the coding sequence ATGGATATAGAACATTTGAAAAAATTTTCTGCAGACCTAGCTCAGGTTATGTCGAGGATTGGAGTTAATAAACAAATGATATCTTTAAGACGCCACGTTGTTGGTCTGTTGGATTTATATCGAAATATCTGTTTCGACAAAGGGGAAACTATTTATTTCACGTTTGGTAGTCAAATAGAGGGTTCCACTACCCCTGGCATGAATTCAGACTACGAcacacttaaatattttaaattcctAATCGCCGTATTACGACCCGAGGATTTTcagaatttaaaagaaaattttttAGTTAGAAAGTACCCTACATGTTTACCACAATGCTGCTGCTTAATGGACTTCAAGAGAGAAGAGaacaaaacatttgttaaattgtatgaTAAATCTATATCTAAATCTTTATCTGATCATATATTGGATGACCGCAATCGACTTTTGTTAAAATCCAAGTTTCTTGTACAAATTGTTTTAGAGGATACGAAATATCGACAGCATGGACCTGCATGCACTTACGAGAATATAGACACTGTTATTTCCATTTGTTGTATGACTTTACCGGATGAATGTAGGGTGTTGTTCACGAGACCAAGGCCGGGTCACTGGCCCACAAAAGAAACGCTTTTAAAGGCAGAACAATGTGAAATGTATTTGGTACATCCCGGAGTTCTTGGTCATACATTTGGTTATACAAGTCGATTGGGCTTCATTCAAGTAAAATACCAAAGTGAGTATGTTGATTCGCAGTTTCGAATGTCCACTAACATGACCGAGCGTTTACTGATGTTTGACCTTAACATGGTACAGATGAAGACGTACGTAGTTACTAAAATGATCCGAAAAGAATTTCTCCAACCACTGGTCGATGATCGCTTAAGTACTTTTCACATAAAAACGGCTCTTTTGTTTACGGTAGAGCGATTTCCAGAGGGCATATGGAGAGATGACAATCTCGTGCAGTGTGTACTTTACTGTCTGAACACACTCAAACGTTTTTTAAAGAAACGCTATTGCCCACATTACACCATCGACTCCGTCAATTTGTTCGCAGAAAAACTTCAGGTGAATGAAATCAATATTGTGAAAGACAAAGTTACAGAGATGATCCATTCTGGCCTAAGTTTCCTTCGaaggttaaaaattgaaaatgtaggAGAGAGATTATCAACAGGGTatgaacaatttaaaattaacaaagtGCCTGTTCCAGAAATGGAGCTTGGAATAATACAAGACATGATAAAATTGTTGTATTATTTTCGCACAAACGAAGATGTCGAAGAACGCAAAACATCAGCTTTGGCTATTCAGTCAGCCGTGTtaactgaaaatgtatatagGGATGAGCTGACATTTATGTTGCACAGCCGGTACAGCATAATTGCATCACATGAAGCATCCGATTGTATCGGCAAAGGTACAGAAGTGACTAGAGACATTATAAACAGGTACGAAGCTTCTTTTAGTTCGCACAATCCAGTGAATCTACTAAGGTATGCATCCATGCTAGTGTGCACAAAACAGTTTGAACTTGTTATCGGAGTGCTGGACGAAATCGAAACAGCATTAACACCATTAACGCCAACCGTGGTAGAAGAATCTTATTTTCAACAAGAAGTCAAGGACACACTTGCGTCAGTTGATGATTACGACAAGTTGGAACCGTCATTTTTACTTATGACTTTTGCCGCGATAGTTTGGGCTCCTCTTTATTTTGTAACCGGAGAAATAAACTGTGTGCCAAAGCATCTTATTTACACAAAATTCAGAGCCATCACAGAAGATGAAATAAAAGGTTTAAATTCTTCAGAAGTCCATTAtaatattgaaattgtatttaaatcCGATCTCAAACCATTCTTTTATTATTTGCGATACCTTTCATCAAGAAATAAATCGGATAAGCAAAAAGCATTAGAAAACCTTTCGGAGTATTGCAAgcgtaaattaaaatataaagtcAGTGATCACCTTGAATCAGCACTTAATATGTTGGGTCATGCCCTTGAATTAGAAAACAGAATACCAGAAGCGTGGAGAATCTACAGACAATCAGTTACAATAAAGTCAAAGTACAATGCAGCTTATTGGCACCTGTTTCGAATAATCGGACAATGTGTGTATTGTACATTCAAATAA